One window of the uncultured Treponema sp. genome contains the following:
- a CDS encoding SLC13 family permease, translated as MSVGKIFQKTFIWCKKEIVFCVTFLFALISTFFVKPDAKYISYIDFGTLLTLFSLMAVVSGWRRTGLFATLGNIVCRKIHGQRGLCLTLVMLCFFTSMVITNDVALLTFVPFAVVLLSKTSGFLPLYTVVLQTLAANLGSMITPIGNPQNIFLFSKMQLGTVQFMKILFPYTLLSLALLILSALIIKNEKVQIEQQENETSKSGCKGKNILYTALFALCLLSVVNVIPKWAAAVLVALCVLFSDRKIFCNIDFMLLLTFTAFFIFTGNIARLESVDSFLKRITGGNEFAVSLAFSQVISNVPATLLLHPFAQDTKELLLGVDIGGLGTPVASLASLISLKLYTQEKGGTAKFLAVFTLMNIIFLATLCAMKVFLQG; from the coding sequence ATGTCAGTAGGAAAAATTTTTCAAAAAACATTCATCTGGTGCAAAAAGGAAATCGTCTTTTGCGTCACGTTTTTATTCGCGCTCATTTCAACGTTTTTTGTAAAGCCGGACGCAAAATATATTTCGTACATCGACTTCGGAACGCTTCTGACGCTTTTCTCGCTCATGGCGGTCGTTTCAGGCTGGAGGCGGACAGGGCTTTTCGCCACGCTTGGAAACATCGTCTGCCGCAAAATTCACGGTCAGCGAGGACTTTGCCTTACGCTTGTTATGCTCTGCTTTTTTACAAGCATGGTTATCACAAACGACGTCGCGCTCCTTACGTTTGTTCCGTTCGCGGTCGTCCTGCTTTCAAAAACGAGCGGTTTTCTTCCATTATATACAGTTGTTCTTCAGACTCTTGCGGCGAACCTCGGAAGCATGATTACGCCAATCGGAAATCCGCAGAACATTTTTCTGTTCTCAAAAATGCAGCTCGGCACAGTCCAGTTTATGAAAATCCTTTTTCCGTACACATTGCTTTCCCTTGCGCTTCTGATTCTTTCAGCTCTGATAATAAAAAACGAAAAAGTCCAGATTGAACAGCAGGAAAACGAAACCAGCAAATCAGGCTGCAAAGGAAAAAACATTTTATACACGGCGCTTTTTGCCTTGTGCCTTCTTTCGGTCGTGAATGTGATTCCAAAATGGGCGGCGGCAGTTCTTGTCGCGCTTTGCGTTCTTTTTTCCGACCGGAAGATTTTTTGCAATATAGATTTTATGCTTCTTCTGACATTCACGGCGTTTTTCATTTTCACAGGAAACATCGCACGGCTTGAAAGCGTGGACAGTTTTCTAAAGCGGATAACAGGAGGAAATGAATTTGCCGTAAGCCTTGCGTTCAGCCAGGTGATAAGCAATGTTCCCGCAACGCTTTTGCTGCATCCGTTCGCGCAGGACACAAAGGAGCTTCTGCTTGGCGTGGACATCGGCGGACTTGGAACACCGGTTGCATCCCTTGCAAGCCTCATAAGCCTGAAGCTCTACACGCAGGAAAAAGGCGGAACCGCAAAATTCCTTGCAGTCTTTACACTGATGAACATAATTTTTCTTGCCACCCTGTGTGCAATGAAGGTGTTTTTGCAGGGCTGA
- a CDS encoding InlB B-repeat-containing protein — MTGDDSKPAEYKLSFSANGGTGEMESITKEENEKINLPAVKFSRTGFEFLNWNTEADGSGTTYADGAEFSFTADATLHAQWKEIKTTPSNPETPENPTQPEQPQNPETPSTPKTTYTVTFDANGGSGTIANISVEEGSEITLPENTFTKNSYIFAGWATSADGDVSYSDKTKITVTGNTTLYAKWTAITYTITYEPNGGKNADGNPSSYTSETETITLLAPSREYFDFGGWYTDSEFSDSSRKTEIVKGSTGDIILYAKWTVSAENAVNAINRLPAGEHKISVTGEMTKDNLKGVIEAIKGNLNGAKVYLDLGGITIDFYDWIKCSFADCENLTGIVIPSIEPPDTEYQYELLVADVFKDCKNLKTVIILNSSDYKIGYTAFKDCSSLEYVEIPASIISIKSDAFDGCTALETITYKGTVEQWKQVKTDYKDSKYKLMSLNVQCENGTSSGSDLTL, encoded by the coding sequence ATGACCGGAGATGACAGCAAACCGGCAGAATACAAGCTCTCGTTCAGTGCAAACGGCGGAACAGGCGAGATGGAGAGCATAACAAAAGAGGAGAACGAGAAAATAAATCTTCCTGCCGTAAAATTCTCCAGAACAGGCTTTGAGTTCTTGAACTGGAACACTGAGGCAGACGGAAGCGGCACAACATACGCAGACGGTGCGGAATTCTCATTCACCGCGGATGCAACACTCCATGCGCAGTGGAAAGAAATCAAAACGACACCTTCAAATCCGGAAACTCCCGAAAATCCGACCCAACCTGAGCAGCCACAAAATCCCGAAACTCCTTCAACGCCAAAAACAACTTACACCGTAACTTTTGACGCGAACGGCGGAAGCGGTACAATCGCAAATATTTCCGTGGAAGAAGGAAGCGAAATCACACTTCCGGAAAACACATTCACAAAAAACAGCTACATCTTTGCAGGTTGGGCGACATCTGCCGACGGAGACGTTTCATACTCCGACAAGACAAAAATCACCGTAACCGGCAACACTACACTTTACGCAAAATGGACTGCAATCACTTACACAATCACCTACGAACCAAACGGCGGAAAAAACGCGGACGGAAATCCTTCAAGCTATACTTCCGAAACCGAGACAATAACGCTCCTTGCTCCGTCAAGAGAATATTTTGATTTTGGCGGCTGGTACACAGACAGCGAATTCTCGGATTCAAGCAGAAAAACCGAAATCGTAAAAGGCTCGACTGGCGACATTATCTTGTATGCAAAGTGGACGGTTTCGGCGGAAAATGCAGTCAACGCAATAAACAGACTTCCTGCCGGCGAGCACAAGATTTCGGTTACAGGCGAAATGACAAAAGACAATCTGAAAGGCGTAATAGAGGCAATCAAAGGCAATTTAAACGGTGCAAAAGTCTATCTTGACCTTGGCGGAATAACAATAGATTTTTATGATTGGATAAAATGTTCATTTGCGGACTGTGAGAATCTTACCGGCATAGTGATTCCGTCAATCGAACCGCCGGATACCGAATATCAATATGAATTGCTTGTAGCAGATGTGTTCAAAGATTGCAAGAACCTTAAAACCGTCATCATTTTAAACAGTTCAGATTATAAGATAGGATACACTGCATTTAAAGACTGCTCATCTCTTGAATACGTAGAGATTCCTGCAAGTATCATTTCTATAAAAAGCGACGCGTTTGACGGCTGCACGGCTCTTGAGACAATCACATATAAAGGTACAGTCGAGCAATGGAAGCAGGTCAAAACTGATTATAAGGATTCAAAATACAAACTCATGTCCTTGAATGTCCAGTGCGAAAACGGCACGTCAAGCGGTTCTGATTTAACTCTATAA